A window of Nodularia sp. LEGE 06071 contains these coding sequences:
- a CDS encoding tetratricopeptide repeat protein encodes MKSAFVPTLSYITLSIITTIAISPLVLAHPGKVALNSTDNLTNQFNSPEGVNNTVEKLAQFGGSQEEERSQLIQQANALSSQGDFSGAEANLRQLIKKFPKYAFGHFELGNLLFRQDKAEEAINAYQEAIRLNSNHALAYNGIGLVYASQSRWEEAITAYQKALEINPKYGDALANSAVALLQTNQKNQGIAALEKALDIFKSQSRNQRVFQIEQILQKLKTLDEPDIS; translated from the coding sequence ATGAAATCAGCATTTGTTCCCACTCTGAGCTACATAACGCTGAGTATCATCACTACAATTGCTATATCACCATTAGTGTTAGCGCATCCTGGAAAAGTCGCTTTAAATTCAACGGATAATTTGACTAATCAGTTCAACTCACCCGAAGGTGTAAACAATACAGTCGAAAAACTAGCACAATTTGGCGGGTCACAGGAAGAAGAGCGATCGCAGCTGATCCAACAAGCTAATGCTTTATCCAGTCAGGGCGATTTCTCAGGTGCAGAAGCAAACTTACGCCAATTAATTAAGAAATTCCCCAAATACGCCTTTGGACACTTTGAATTAGGAAATTTGTTGTTTCGACAGGATAAGGCAGAAGAGGCTATTAACGCTTACCAAGAAGCCATTCGCCTTAATTCCAACCATGCACTAGCTTACAACGGTATTGGTCTGGTTTATGCTAGTCAAAGTCGTTGGGAAGAAGCTATTACAGCTTATCAGAAAGCTTTAGAAATTAATCCTAAATATGGTGATGCTCTAGCTAATTCAGCAGTGGCACTTTTACAAACAAATCAAAAAAATCAGGGCATAGCTGCGTTAGAAAAAGCTTTAGATATCTTTAAATCACAAAGTAGAAATCAAAGAGTTTTTCAGATTGAACAAATTTTGCAGAAGTTAAAAACTTTAGATGAACCTGATATTTCATAA
- the acs gene encoding acetate--CoA ligase, which translates to MSQPTIESILQEKRSFPPTSEFAQNAQIKSLADYQKLYAQAKANPQEFWAKLAETELDWFQKWDTVLDWQPPFAKWFVGGKINISYNCLDRHLTTWRKNKAALIWEGEPGDSRTLTYAQLHREVCQFANVLKQLGAKKGDRIGIYMPMIPEAAIAMLACARIGAPHSVVFGGFSSEALRDRLNDAEAKIVITADGGWRKDAIVPLKVEVDKALADHAVPSITDVLVVKRTCQETHMEPGRDHWWHDLQKDVSADCPAEPMDSEDMLFVLYTSGSTGKPKGVVHTTGGYNLYSHITTKWIFDLQDTDVYWCTADVGWITGHSYIVYGPLSNGATTLMYEGAPRASNPGCFWDVIEKYGVNIFYTAPTAIRAFIKMGEHHPKSRNLSSLRLLGTVGEPINPEAWMWYHKIIGGERCPIVDTWWQTETGGIMITPLPGAIPTKPGSATLPFPGIIADIIDLEGNTVPNNEGGYLAVRYPWPGMMRTVYNDPERFRRTYWEHIPPKDGNYIYFAGDGARQDEDGYFWVMGRVDDVLNVSGHRLGTMEVESALVSHPAVAEAAVVGKPDDLKGEEVVAFVTLEGTYQASEELSKELKQHVVQEIGAIARPGEIRFTDALPKTRSGKIMRRLLRNLASGQEISGDTSTLEDRSVLDKLREGA; encoded by the coding sequence ATGTCTCAGCCAACGATAGAATCAATCCTACAAGAGAAGCGCTCATTCCCTCCTACAAGCGAATTTGCTCAAAATGCCCAAATCAAAAGTTTGGCGGACTATCAAAAACTCTATGCTCAAGCTAAAGCTAATCCGCAGGAATTTTGGGCGAAATTAGCCGAAACTGAATTAGATTGGTTTCAAAAATGGGACACGGTACTAGATTGGCAACCACCTTTTGCTAAATGGTTTGTCGGTGGTAAAATTAACATTTCTTATAATTGTCTGGATCGACACTTGACTACTTGGCGCAAAAATAAGGCGGCGTTGATTTGGGAAGGGGAACCAGGAGATTCCCGGACACTAACTTATGCCCAATTACATCGGGAAGTGTGCCAGTTTGCTAATGTGCTGAAGCAATTGGGGGCGAAAAAAGGCGATCGCATCGGTATATATATGCCGATGATTCCGGAAGCGGCGATCGCCATGTTAGCCTGTGCGAGAATTGGCGCACCTCATAGCGTCGTCTTTGGTGGTTTTAGTTCCGAAGCTTTGCGCGATCGCCTCAATGATGCAGAAGCTAAAATAGTGATTACTGCTGATGGTGGTTGGCGTAAAGATGCGATCGTTCCTCTCAAGGTAGAAGTAGATAAAGCCTTAGCAGATCATGCTGTCCCCTCCATTACAGATGTGCTAGTAGTCAAACGCACCTGTCAAGAAACACACATGGAACCAGGGCGTGACCATTGGTGGCATGATTTACAAAAAGATGTATCAGCCGATTGTCCGGCGGAACCGATGGACAGCGAAGATATGCTGTTTGTCCTCTACACTTCTGGTAGCACCGGCAAACCAAAAGGTGTTGTGCATACCACTGGTGGTTATAACTTATATAGCCATATCACCACCAAATGGATCTTTGACCTGCAAGATACAGATGTATACTGGTGTACTGCCGATGTCGGTTGGATTACTGGACACAGCTACATAGTTTACGGGCCGCTTTCCAACGGTGCAACGACTTTAATGTACGAAGGTGCGCCCCGTGCTTCTAATCCTGGCTGCTTCTGGGATGTAATTGAGAAATATGGTGTAAATATCTTTTATACAGCACCTACAGCAATTCGGGCATTTATCAAGATGGGTGAACACCATCCCAAAAGCCGCAATTTATCTTCCTTGCGGTTGTTAGGAACAGTCGGCGAACCAATTAACCCAGAAGCTTGGATGTGGTATCACAAAATCATTGGTGGTGAACGCTGTCCCATTGTGGATACTTGGTGGCAAACAGAAACCGGCGGTATTATGATTACACCACTACCCGGAGCCATTCCCACCAAACCAGGTTCAGCCACTCTGCCCTTTCCTGGTATTATTGCAGATATCATTGATTTAGAAGGTAACACCGTACCCAACAACGAAGGCGGTTATTTAGCAGTGCGTTATCCTTGGCCGGGGATGATGCGGACAGTCTACAATGACCCAGAACGTTTTCGCCGCACTTATTGGGAACATATCCCCCCCAAAGATGGTAACTATATCTACTTTGCTGGTGATGGGGCGAGACAAGATGAAGATGGCTATTTCTGGGTAATGGGTCGTGTCGATGATGTCTTGAATGTCTCAGGACACCGTTTGGGAACAATGGAAGTTGAATCAGCTTTAGTTTCCCATCCAGCCGTGGCGGAAGCGGCGGTAGTGGGTAAACCAGATGACCTCAAGGGTGAGGAAGTTGTGGCTTTTGTGACTTTAGAGGGGACATATCAGGCCAGTGAGGAACTGAGTAAAGAACTCAAGCAGCACGTTGTCCAAGAAATTGGTGCGATCGCCCGTCCAGGAGAAATTCGCTTTACGGATGCTTTGCCCAAAACGCGATCGGGTAAAATTATGCGGCGCTTGTTGCGGAATCTCGCATCCGGTCAAGAGATATCTGGTGATACTTCGACTTTAGAAGATCGTAGTGTTTTAGATAAATTGCGCGAAGGTGCTTAA
- a CDS encoding ATP-binding protein: MSKDLLKSFQEAYRNLELLPLSQEKDLRDFRVDYGGDTIDELEQLVEDSPSSDGKIIFTGHRGCGKSTLLAEFSRNIHDRYFVVFFSIAETIEMSDVNHINILFAIGLNLMLEAEARQVNIPQSTKDALEKWFTTRTRTEENSIQAEASNENSILKLISTKLKVDSTIRYEIKQEFERKISELVAQLNIIAASIQAAYKKDVLVIIDDLDKLDLSVVNHIYKDNIKALCLPGFRIIYTIPIAALRETALKPIIENETNDQVVVMPVLKLFAKGDSRQPDAQPRQETFDILCEILQKRIPSDLIEAEIAKNIAINSGGVLRELIRIANECCRICLRLIRRQPDETVVINVDILDQAINKIRNDFSLPLGSAEYKILQNTYQNFKPEDPKEQEFLDLLHGLYVLEYRNSKNWYDVHPIVVELLRDEGLI, encoded by the coding sequence ATGTCTAAAGATTTGTTAAAGTCCTTTCAAGAAGCCTACCGCAACTTAGAATTGCTTCCTTTGTCTCAGGAAAAAGACTTAAGAGATTTCCGGGTTGATTATGGCGGGGATACTATTGATGAATTAGAACAGTTAGTGGAAGATAGCCCTAGCAGTGATGGCAAAATAATTTTTACGGGACATCGTGGCTGTGGTAAGTCAACTTTGCTGGCAGAATTTAGCCGCAACATTCACGATAGATATTTTGTGGTGTTTTTCTCTATTGCCGAAACTATCGAAATGTCTGATGTGAATCACATCAATATCCTGTTTGCTATTGGTCTTAATTTAATGCTGGAGGCAGAAGCACGTCAAGTCAATATTCCCCAATCTACAAAAGATGCGTTAGAAAAATGGTTTACTACTCGCACCCGCACTGAAGAAAATAGCATCCAAGCTGAAGCAAGTAACGAAAACAGTATATTAAAATTAATTAGCACTAAATTAAAAGTAGATTCGACAATTCGCTACGAAATAAAACAGGAATTTGAGCGCAAAATATCTGAATTAGTTGCCCAGCTAAATATTATTGCTGCATCGATTCAAGCAGCATATAAAAAAGATGTATTAGTAATTATCGATGATTTAGATAAACTTGACTTGAGTGTTGTTAATCATATTTATAAAGATAACATTAAAGCTCTGTGTTTACCAGGGTTTCGGATTATCTACACAATTCCGATTGCAGCACTGCGAGAAACTGCACTCAAGCCAATTATTGAAAATGAAACAAATGACCAAGTTGTGGTTATGCCTGTTTTAAAGTTATTTGCTAAAGGTGATAGTCGCCAGCCAGATGCCCAACCACGTCAAGAAACATTTGATATTCTCTGTGAAATTCTGCAAAAACGTATTCCCTCAGATTTGATTGAAGCGGAAATAGCCAAAAATATCGCTATAAATAGCGGTGGTGTACTGCGGGAATTAATTCGGATTGCTAACGAATGTTGCCGAATTTGTTTGCGGTTAATTCGTCGCCAACCAGACGAAACTGTTGTGATTAATGTAGATATTTTAGACCAAGCAATTAATAAAATTCGCAACGATTTTTCTTTGCCACTGGGCAGTGCAGAATATAAAATATTGCAAAATACTTATCAAAACTTTAAACCTGAAGATCCCAAAGAACAAGAATTTCTCGATTTATTACATGGTTTGTACGTTCTGGAATATCGCAATAGTAAAAACTGGTATGACGTACATCCCATAGTAGTGGAATTGTTGCGCGATGAGGGTTTGATATGA
- a CDS encoding tetratricopeptide repeat protein gives MMTNPASNNLDEQNQDAYDDLIVSIEAGVGSLNLLIAVCDYENYRQEIIFRYQAELQPDIRCYHVTLARNEPSLKAAIQQLVESEEYLQQHQPAVITVTGVEQLYFLRLGESQSEQEKFFGYLQWTREALREFPFTIVLWVTNQVLVNLIKKAPDFWSWRNGVFYFICKPKNIVHVQDFEQIRNILENGELSNLNDGKYSGLPIADLERLVEQLEQQDNHKNPKLLISLYSQLGSIYQRRLEKGEAPDYQQEENLAIKYYSQAINLQTELGLETDLATSLNNLALLYESQGRYDQAEPLYLQALELRKRLLGDNHPLVASSLNNLALLYKSQGRYDQAEPLYLQALELRKRLLGDNHPDVATSLNNLASLYKSQGRYDQAEPLFLQALELNKRLLGDNHPDVATSLIGLALLYDSKGRYDQAETLYLQSLELSKRLLGDNHPSVATSLLGLAYLYDSQGRYDQAEPLYLQSLKICQQVFGDDHQNTVTVRKHLAKFRANLSDSPQSENFDSNHI, from the coding sequence ATGATGACAAATCCAGCATCAAATAATTTAGATGAGCAAAATCAAGACGCTTACGATGATTTAATAGTTTCCATTGAAGCTGGTGTGGGAAGTTTGAATTTATTAATTGCAGTTTGCGATTATGAAAATTATCGTCAAGAAATTATTTTTCGTTATCAAGCAGAATTACAACCAGATATCCGTTGCTATCATGTCACCTTAGCGCGAAATGAACCCAGTTTGAAAGCTGCAATTCAGCAATTAGTTGAAAGCGAAGAATATTTACAGCAACATCAACCCGCAGTGATTACAGTTACGGGTGTAGAACAACTTTATTTTTTGAGGCTAGGCGAGTCACAATCTGAACAAGAAAAGTTTTTTGGTTATTTGCAATGGACAAGGGAAGCACTAAGAGAGTTTCCTTTTACAATTGTCCTGTGGGTAACGAATCAGGTTTTAGTTAACTTAATTAAAAAAGCCCCGGATTTTTGGAGTTGGCGAAATGGTGTATTTTATTTTATCTGCAAGCCTAAAAATATTGTTCATGTTCAAGACTTTGAACAAATTAGGAATATTTTAGAAAATGGTGAATTATCAAATTTAAATGATGGTAAATATTCGGGATTACCAATAGCTGATTTAGAAAGGTTAGTTGAGCAGTTAGAACAGCAAGATAATCACAAAAACCCAAAATTACTAATTAGTCTATATTCGCAGCTAGGAAGCATTTATCAAAGACGACTAGAGAAAGGTGAAGCACCAGATTATCAACAAGAAGAGAATCTAGCAATTAAATATTATTCGCAAGCAATTAATTTGCAAACCGAATTGGGTTTAGAAACTGACTTAGCCACCAGCCTCAACAACTTGGCATTACTCTACGAATCCCAAGGACGCTACGACCAAGCCGAACCCCTGTATCTCCAAGCTTTAGAACTCAGAAAACGCCTGCTGGGAGACAATCATCCCCTTGTCGCCTCCAGCCTCAACAACTTGGCATTACTCTACAAATCCCAAGGACGCTACGACCAAGCCGAACCCCTTTATCTCCAAGCTTTAGAACTCAGAAAACGCCTGCTGGGAGACAATCATCCCGATGTCGCCACCAGCCTCAACAACTTGGCATCACTCTACAAATCCCAAGGAAGGTACGACCAAGCCGAACCCCTGTTTCTCCAAGCTTTAGAACTCAATAAACGCCTGCTGGGAGACAATCATCCCGATGTCGCCACTAGCCTCATTGGCTTGGCATTACTCTACGATTCCAAAGGACGCTACGACCAAGCCGAAACCCTGTATCTCCAATCTTTAGAACTGAGTAAACGCCTGCTGGGAGACAATCATCCCTCAGTCGCCACTAGCCTCCTTGGCTTGGCATATCTCTACGATTCCCAAGGACGCTACGACCAAGCAGAACCCCTGTATCTCCAATCTTTAAAAATTTGTCAACAGGTGTTTGGGGATGACCATCAAAATACGGTGACTGTTCGTAAACATTTAGCAAAATTTCGGGCTAATTTGAGTGATAGTCCTCAATCTGAAAACTTTGATAGCAATCATATTTGA
- a CDS encoding TerC family protein has product MLDHIFDYLNFHFSVEAPIVLLILVLLEAVLSADNAIALAAIAQGLEDKELERKALNFGLVVAYVLRISLILTATWIQKYWQFELLGAAYLLWLVFQHFTSEEADDHHHGPRFNSLWQAIPVIAFTDLAFSLDSVTTAIAVSQEKWLVLTGATIGIITLRFMTGLFIRWLDEFKNLEDAGYITVAFVGLRLLMRVINDNLVPPEWAVISAIALVLVWGFSQRTVIEEVPELEPEKSEVSK; this is encoded by the coding sequence ATGCTAGACCACATTTTTGATTACCTTAACTTTCATTTCAGCGTTGAAGCCCCGATAGTGCTGCTAATCCTGGTTCTATTAGAGGCTGTGCTATCTGCTGATAATGCGATCGCCCTCGCTGCGATCGCCCAAGGATTAGAAGACAAGGAACTCGAACGCAAAGCCCTCAACTTTGGTTTAGTCGTTGCCTATGTGCTGCGAATTAGCCTGATTCTTACTGCCACTTGGATACAAAAATACTGGCAATTTGAATTATTAGGTGCTGCCTATTTGCTGTGGTTGGTATTTCAACACTTTACCTCAGAGGAAGCAGACGACCATCATCACGGCCCCCGTTTTAACTCTTTGTGGCAAGCCATCCCTGTAATTGCCTTTACAGATTTAGCTTTTTCCTTGGATAGTGTGACAACTGCGATCGCGGTTTCTCAAGAAAAGTGGCTAGTGCTGACTGGTGCAACAATTGGCATCATCACCCTGCGATTTATGACAGGATTGTTTATCCGTTGGTTAGACGAATTTAAAAACCTCGAAGATGCCGGCTATATCACCGTGGCGTTTGTCGGTTTGCGCCTGTTAATGAGAGTGATCAACGATAACTTAGTCCCACCAGAATGGGCAGTAATTTCGGCGATCGCACTAGTTCTCGTCTGGGGATTTTCTCAGCGTACTGTTATTGAAGAAGTACCCGAATTAGAACCCGAAAAGAGTGAAGTGTCGAAATAA
- the ndk gene encoding nucleoside-diphosphate kinase: MERTFLAIKPDGVQRGLVAEIIRRYETKGFTLVGLKFMKVSRELAEQHYDVHKERPFFASLVEFITSGPVVAMVWEGDGVVASARKIIGATNPLAAEPGTIRGDFGINIGRNLIHGSDALETAQREIALWFKEEELVSWQPHLTPWLQE; encoded by the coding sequence TTGGAACGCACATTTTTAGCAATTAAGCCTGATGGTGTACAGCGTGGACTGGTAGCGGAAATCATCCGTCGCTATGAAACTAAAGGTTTTACCCTCGTTGGTCTGAAATTCATGAAAGTCAGCCGCGAATTGGCGGAACAGCATTATGATGTTCACAAGGAAAGACCATTTTTTGCCAGTTTGGTCGAATTTATCACCTCTGGCCCTGTTGTCGCGATGGTTTGGGAAGGTGACGGCGTTGTGGCTTCTGCGAGAAAAATTATTGGCGCTACTAACCCCTTAGCAGCAGAACCTGGCACAATTCGGGGCGATTTTGGCATTAATATTGGTCGGAATCTGATCCACGGGTCTGATGCTTTGGAAACTGCACAGAGAGAAATAGCTTTGTGGTTTAAAGAGGAAGAATTAGTCAGTTGGCAACCACATTTAACACCTTGGTTGCAAGAGTAA